From one Anopheles bellator chromosome 1, idAnoBellAS_SP24_06.2, whole genome shotgun sequence genomic stretch:
- the LOC131215499 gene encoding uncharacterized protein LOC131215499, giving the protein MISREDIIALEVRCLEQIREDVLYSLRNDAKLRAVLTSKNYDEFKNIVDSAHLTPLTAGDKSNAKTKHRLWNSSSRL; this is encoded by the exons ATGATCAGCCGAGAGGATATTATCGCCCTAGAGGTGCGTTGCTTAGAGCAAATCCGAGAGGATGTCCTATACTCGCTGCGGAACGACGCCAAACTGCGGGCGGTTTTGACGTCGAAGAATTATGACGAATTCAA AAATATTGTCGATTCGGCGCACTTGACACCACTGACGGCGGGTGATAAAAGTAATGCGAAAACCAAGCACCGTCTTTGGAACAGCTCGTCACGATTGTAA
- the LOC131206206 gene encoding ADP-ribosylation factor-like protein 2: MGFLTILKKMKQKEKEMRILLLGLDNAGKTTILKRFNGEPIDQISPTLGFNIKTLHYNDYVLNMWDVGGQKSLRSYWRNYFECTDGLIWVVDSTDRMRMESCRMELMVLLQEERLAGATLLVLANKQDLPGALTANEIKDILQLDKIETHHWSIQSVSAVTGGKLVEAIDWLVEDISKRIFTLD, translated from the exons ATGGGATTTTTAACCATTctcaagaaaatgaaacaaaaagaaaaagaaatgcgaATACTTTTGCT TGGACTGGATAATGCGGGCAAAACAACCATCCTGAAGCGGTTCAATGGGGAACCGATCGACCAGATATCGCCCACGCTTGGATTCAACATCAAAACTCTGCATTACAACGATTACGTGCTGAATATGTGGGATGTCGGAGGTCAAAAGTCGCTCCGTTCTTACTGGCGCAACTACTTCGAGTGTACGGATGGACTTATTTGGGTCGTTGATAGTACAGACCGAATGCGCATGGAGTCGTGCCGGATGGAGCTCATGGTGTTGCTGCAGGAGGAACGATTGGCGGGGGCCACACTGCTGGTGCTTGCAAACAAACAGGACCTACCGGGTGCACTGACGGCTAACGAAATCAAAGACATTCTGCAGCTGGATAAAATAGAAACCCACCATTGGTCTATTCAAAGCGTCAGCGCCGTCACCGGGGGCAAACTGGTGGAAGCCATCGATTGGCTAGTGGAGGATATTTCCAAAAGAATCTTCACATTAGACTAA